CAAAAATAAGCATGACCGCTATTACAGGAAAGATAATGTCATAGATCGTCTTCAAAACTTTTCCATTGTGTTTGTTTTTGAAATATATAAGGGAAAAAAGTGCAGCGATAAGGCTGACATAAATAAAAATAAGGAGGGTCGGCCTCGGTATCCTGCTGAAAAAGATTATTGTCAGGGCAGTAAGAAAAAATAAAAAGCAAAAAGTAAGCAAATCAACAGGGCGCAGGAGACATAAAAGCCTTGCAGCTTTATCGGTACTGTCGTTACGCAAATACAGTCTCCAGCTTAATCCTATCAGGCTCCATTAAAAACCTGCCAATTGCAAGGAGTTCATTATCCGGAGCTTTTACCTTTACAGCGTCACCTATCTTCAGACCTTCCGGAAACTTAAGAATATCTCTTATCCCGGGCGGGCTGCCATTTCTTACCTTTTTAGCAGCATGCTCGTTGACCGTAAGGCTCTGTATCCATGAAAGTGCCGTATCAATATCAAAAATACTCTTCTCGGAGCGAGTCTCAGCGAAGAGTCGCTTCGACCCATAGACAGACTCGATCCGAATATCCGCCAGGCCCTGTATGTCAATGGAGTCTTCAATCCTGAATGGCCCTACTCCTGTCCTTTTAAGGGCGTACATGTGTGCCCCGACTCCGAGTTGTTTCCCTATATCATCGCAGAGGGCCCTCACATATGTCCCTTTTGAGCATGCCACATTGAAAGTGATATAAGGCAGGTCTACATTTTCAAGTTCTATTTTCTTGATATTTATCTCTCTCAAGTCGCTGTGAACTTCCAGACCCTTTCTTGCGAGCTTGTAAAGGGGTGTGCCTTTATGCTTTAGAGCAGAAAATATTGGAGGTCTTTGAAGGCTTTTACCCTCAAAGGACTTTAAAACATCTTCGATCTCCTGAACCTGAAGTCGAGGAACTTCCTTTTTAGAGATTATCCTGCCAGATGAATCCTGTGTATCCGTAGCCTCGCCGAGCTTTGCAGTAACTACATATTCCTTATCAAGTACAG
This genomic interval from Nitrospirota bacterium contains the following:
- the truB gene encoding tRNA pseudouridine(55) synthase TruB, which produces MDLVINLDKAEGISSHEATTQVKKVFNAKKAGHAGTLDPMATGILLVCLNRATRIVSYLAVLDKEYVVTAKLGEATDTQDSSGRIISKKEVPRLQVQEIEDVLKSFEGKSLQRPPIFSALKHKGTPLYKLARKGLEVHSDLREINIKKIELENVDLPYITFNVACSKGTYVRALCDDIGKQLGVGAHMYALKRTGVGPFRIEDSIDIQGLADIRIESVYGSKRLFAETRSEKSIFDIDTALSWIQSLTVNEHAAKKVRNGSPPGIRDILKFPEGLKIGDAVKVKAPDNELLAIGRFLMEPDRIKLETVFA